A genome region from Rhinopithecus roxellana isolate Shanxi Qingling chromosome 10, ASM756505v1, whole genome shotgun sequence includes the following:
- the LOC115900025 gene encoding golgin subfamily A member 2-like, which yields MWPHPRLSLLRDIRRNLTEQIVHGQEKETTEPRNGGSVGRRKECHQKQGALRKQLQVHIQNVEILVSEKAKLQTALAHTQHAARQKEGESEDLASCL from the exons ATGTGGCCCCATCCCCGCCTCTCCCTGCTCCGTGATATCAGAAGAAACCTGACAGAGCAAATTGTCCACGGCCaagaaaaag AAACAACAGAACCAAGAAATGGTGGATCAGTTGGAAGAA GAAAAGAGTGCCACCAAAAGCAGGGAGCTCTAAGGAAGCAGTTACAG GTTCACATTCAGAATGTAGAAATCCTTGTATCAGAGAAAGCCAAGTTACAGACAGCCCTGGCTCACACTCAGCATGCTGCCAGGCAGAAAGAAG GAGAGTCCGAAGATCTGGCCAGCTGCCTGTAG